A stretch of Porites lutea chromosome 5, jaPorLute2.1, whole genome shotgun sequence DNA encodes these proteins:
- the LOC140938915 gene encoding uncharacterized protein has protein sequence MSRLQEGKRLRQLKAIRKERFDFSYLPDEPVEKGWSFSQSLFNDEVSVKIRNAAKETKFIQGMATGTLDPDDYGGYMVQDAAYCFNAVEAFDHAAKEIQLLGKPEFSLLYRVQSESYKQYNQEFVKTWRLKNTDSVVMGPAADMYVGYEAALSRQRPKFLAIAMLPCTMLWPWIASEMICSVSNTNPYYGWFEDNKPDPGHKSRLEKFVDFFFSEGEREEALVVFHEGMINELNFFRDACDETLYYYSFFNV, from the exons ATGAGTCGCTTGCAAG agGGTAAACGTCTGCGCCAACTAAAGGCAATAAGAAAAGAGAGATTTGACTTCAGTTATCTTCCCGATGAACCAGTGGAGAAAGGCTGGTCTTTTAGCCAAAGCTTGTTTAACGATGAAGTAAGCGTGAAGATCCGAAATGCCGCCAAAGAGACGAAGTTTATTCAAGGGATGGCCACGGGAACTCTTGACCCTGATGACTATGGAGGCTACATGGTGCAAGATGCTGCTTACTGCTTTAATGCAGTGGAAGCGTTCGACCACGCTGCTAAAGAGATTCAGCTGCTCGGGAAGCCAGAATTTTCATTACTTTACCGTGTCCAGTCTGAGAGCTACAAGCAATACAATCAAGAGTTTGTGAAGACCTGGCGACTCAAGAATACTGACAGCGTAGTCATGGGTCCTGCAGCTGATATGTACGTGGGTTACGAGGCTGCACTGAGCCGCCAGCGTCCCAAGTTCCTAGCCATAGCTATGTTGCCATGCACAATGCTTTGGCCATGGATTGCTAGTGAGATGATCTGTTCTGTAAGCAACACCAATCCATACTATGGCTGGTTTGAGGATAACAAGCCCGATCCAGGCCACAAAAGCCGCCTGGAGAAGtttgttgatttctttttcagtgAGGGGGAGAGGGAGGAGGCTCTAGTTGTTTTCCACGAGGGGATGATTAACGAGCTCAATTTTTTCCGAGATGCATGTGATGAAACTCTGTATTACTACTCTTTTTTCAATGTGTAA